One Brachybacterium aquaticum genomic region harbors:
- a CDS encoding glycosyltransferase family 4 protein, translating to MSPRSGRIAVVTPWDVSSPRSWSGVIVPMLTALRDEMGEVEVIDVPSDVAIADRVRARALGMRGALHLSSWSPPTARRRSRAVAQRLEELPSSVPVVALAATPELLAVPRGRRIVQVTDSSFAALTRSYPAYARLTDRGRRVAEDLERRIAGRTEHFLVATAWSADRLVVDVRVPEDTVTVARFGPAIAPVRPVGGKPPHDGRPLRLLLVASDWERKGGDLALEIVHELRTRGLRTTLTVVGARGRPLPAEVTHLERLEPQELSGVYATHDALLEPSRASAGGVVVTDALHHGLPVIASALGGLTDLVVDGVTGWLVPFDGTASPFVSAMETRVVTSDLPAMSRQAADWAMREASWPMWARAVRDALERGPHRPHGG from the coding sequence ATGAGCCCGCGATCCGGACGGATCGCGGTGGTCACACCGTGGGACGTCTCCTCGCCGCGGTCCTGGTCGGGGGTGATCGTGCCCATGCTCACCGCGCTCCGGGACGAGATGGGCGAGGTGGAGGTGATCGACGTCCCGTCGGACGTCGCGATCGCCGATCGTGTGCGTGCGCGTGCTCTGGGGATGCGCGGGGCTCTGCACCTGTCGTCGTGGTCCCCGCCCACGGCACGGCGGCGCAGCCGGGCCGTCGCACAGCGTCTCGAGGAGCTTCCCTCCTCGGTGCCCGTCGTGGCGCTCGCGGCGACCCCGGAACTGCTCGCGGTCCCTCGGGGACGGAGGATCGTGCAGGTCACCGACTCATCGTTCGCGGCGCTGACCCGCTCCTACCCCGCGTACGCCCGCCTCACGGACAGGGGTCGCCGCGTCGCCGAGGACCTCGAGCGCAGGATCGCAGGGCGCACCGAGCACTTCCTGGTCGCCACGGCCTGGAGCGCCGATCGCCTCGTCGTCGACGTCCGGGTCCCCGAGGACACCGTCACGGTGGCACGATTCGGTCCCGCGATCGCCCCCGTGCGCCCGGTCGGCGGGAAGCCGCCGCACGACGGGCGGCCGCTGCGTCTCCTGCTCGTGGCGAGCGACTGGGAGCGCAAGGGAGGGGATCTCGCGCTCGAGATCGTGCACGAGCTGCGGACACGAGGACTGCGGACGACGCTCACCGTGGTGGGAGCTCGAGGCCGGCCGCTTCCCGCGGAGGTGACCCACCTCGAGCGCCTCGAGCCGCAGGAGCTCAGCGGCGTCTACGCCACGCACGACGCGCTGCTCGAACCGAGTCGCGCCTCGGCCGGCGGGGTCGTCGTCACCGACGCACTGCACCACGGCCTCCCGGTGATCGCCTCCGCCCTCGGCGGTCTCACCGATCTCGTCGTCGACGGGGTGACGGGCTGGCTCGTCCCGTTCGACGGCACCGCATCGCCGTTCGTCAGCGCGATGGAGACGAGGGTCGTCACCTCGGACCTGCCTGCGATGTCACGGCAGGCAGCGGACTGGGCGATGCGCGAGGCCTCGTGGCCCATGTGGGCACGGGCGGTGCGCGACGCGCTCGAGCGAGGGCCGCACCGACCTCACGGTGGCTGA
- a CDS encoding glycosyltransferase family 4 protein produces MAAPSTKTNPPRPIVVLSPMAAVEAPATAGGVLLARIVQSHRAAGSQVVVLTPSLRAALAELERTSVLVPTRFLGRPRDRRGARRLLLTAVHRAVPVLLRVDDLLPWPPLVVDLLTDRATRALLQRADVIDLQWEEYGRLAPLLRLLAPRAALVCTFHDVSSQRLEREALRADGGRAARSVRRAAARSRRTERRLGSILDQSFVLSGKDEKLLRAASPDARIRVIDPPLVDEGTPVLDASERPPVVGFVSYLRRHENRDAALRLAERIWPRVRGAVPGARLLIVGGGVEEEPARRLTAVPGVELTGFVEDLEDAYSQLRVTVSAIDRGAGVKFKVVESIIRGIPTITTSVGAEGIDPGLLTAVSDDDDALADAAIRALRDDRVARSARDAADRARGLYGIGRFDAAHQRAITEAIEHRRRTRGARLRTGRLRAGRMPRVDGPHPTEGERLR; encoded by the coding sequence GTGGCCGCACCCTCGACGAAGACGAACCCACCGCGTCCCATCGTCGTGCTCTCGCCGATGGCGGCCGTCGAGGCTCCCGCGACCGCAGGAGGCGTGCTGCTGGCACGCATCGTCCAGTCGCATCGAGCGGCGGGATCCCAGGTGGTCGTCCTGACCCCTTCCCTGCGCGCGGCGCTCGCGGAGCTCGAGCGCACCTCGGTCCTGGTGCCCACCCGGTTCCTGGGACGTCCACGGGACCGGCGCGGCGCTCGTCGTCTGCTGCTCACCGCCGTCCACCGTGCGGTCCCCGTCCTGCTGCGGGTCGACGACCTCCTTCCCTGGCCCCCGCTCGTCGTGGACCTCCTGACTGATCGGGCCACGAGAGCACTGCTCCAACGAGCCGATGTCATCGACCTCCAGTGGGAGGAGTACGGCCGGCTGGCTCCTCTCCTGCGGCTCCTCGCGCCCCGGGCAGCCCTGGTCTGCACCTTCCATGACGTCAGCAGCCAGCGGCTGGAGCGGGAGGCGCTCCGCGCCGACGGCGGCCGCGCGGCACGGAGCGTCCGACGGGCCGCAGCCCGGTCCCGACGCACCGAGCGGCGCCTCGGCTCGATCCTCGACCAGAGCTTCGTCCTGTCGGGGAAGGACGAGAAGCTGCTCCGCGCCGCCTCCCCCGATGCCCGGATCCGGGTCATCGATCCTCCGCTCGTGGACGAGGGGACCCCGGTGCTCGACGCGTCCGAGCGTCCTCCGGTCGTCGGCTTCGTGTCCTATCTGCGCCGCCACGAGAACCGGGACGCCGCCCTGCGGCTCGCGGAGCGGATCTGGCCGCGCGTGCGCGGTGCGGTTCCCGGGGCACGGCTCCTCATCGTCGGCGGGGGCGTCGAGGAGGAGCCCGCCCGTCGGCTCACGGCGGTGCCGGGGGTCGAGCTGACGGGGTTCGTCGAGGATCTCGAGGATGCCTATTCACAGCTCCGGGTCACCGTGTCCGCCATCGACCGGGGGGCGGGCGTCAAGTTCAAGGTCGTCGAGTCGATCATCCGGGGCATTCCGACGATCACGACCTCGGTCGGGGCGGAGGGGATCGACCCCGGTCTGCTCACCGCCGTCTCCGACGACGACGACGCGCTCGCCGACGCGGCGATCCGGGCGCTCCGCGACGACCGGGTCGCGCGGAGTGCCCGCGATGCCGCTGACCGTGCGCGCGGTCTGTACGGCATCGGTCGCTTCGATGCGGCGCACCAGCGCGCGATCACGGAGGCGATCGAGCACCGACGGAGGACCCGCGGAGCTCGACTCCGGACAGGACGACTCCGCGCAGGTCGGATGCCGCGGGTCGACGGACCCCACCCGACCGAGGGAGAGCGACTGCGATGA
- a CDS encoding glycosyltransferase family 2 protein, with protein sequence MSGPELSIVIPAYDAAPTIGRQLRSIAAQVDPPRFEVIVADNRSTDGTAQAALADAAGLEVTVVPALRAQGANCARNEGINRAGAPLVLFLDADDEIDPGALRAVVDAFAADPALDLATGVPLGEDPATFELPVSQKFLPYGISAFLAMRREVFDAVGGFDERFVGGQEEVDFCWRAQLAGFTLGVIRDARFSYVPRSEARSAFRQFRRYGATYIQLYVKHRHLGIEGSSPGAERHDIRRIVRTSARFVLGRGNRVDSARALGWIIGRWQGNLRHRVWGPR encoded by the coding sequence ATGAGCGGGCCCGAGCTCAGCATCGTGATCCCGGCCTACGACGCGGCCCCGACGATCGGGCGACAGCTCCGCTCGATCGCCGCACAGGTCGACCCACCCCGCTTCGAGGTGATCGTGGCGGACAACCGCTCCACGGACGGCACCGCTCAGGCGGCGCTCGCCGACGCCGCCGGCCTCGAGGTGACCGTCGTGCCGGCGCTGAGGGCGCAGGGCGCGAACTGCGCACGGAACGAGGGCATCAACCGAGCCGGGGCACCGCTGGTCCTCTTCCTCGATGCCGACGACGAGATTGATCCCGGCGCGCTGAGAGCGGTCGTCGACGCCTTCGCGGCCGATCCCGCCCTCGATCTCGCCACCGGGGTCCCGCTGGGAGAGGATCCTGCGACGTTCGAGCTGCCCGTGTCCCAGAAGTTCCTGCCGTACGGGATCTCGGCGTTCCTCGCCATGCGCCGTGAGGTGTTCGATGCCGTGGGCGGCTTCGACGAGCGGTTCGTCGGAGGCCAGGAGGAGGTCGACTTCTGCTGGCGGGCCCAGCTCGCCGGATTCACCCTGGGCGTGATCCGGGATGCCCGGTTCTCCTACGTGCCCCGGTCGGAGGCGCGCTCGGCATTCCGTCAGTTCCGTCGGTACGGTGCGACGTACATCCAGCTCTACGTCAAGCACCGTCACCTCGGGATCGAGGGATCGTCGCCGGGCGCGGAGCGCCACGACATCCGGCGGATCGTGCGCACCTCGGCCCGGTTCGTGCTCGGCCGCGGGAACCGGGTGGACAGTGCCCGGGCTCTCGGCTGGATCATCGGGCGGTGGCAGGGCAATCTCCGGCACCGGGTGTGGGGCCCCCGCTGA
- a CDS encoding ABC transporter ATP-binding protein encodes MVTDVLVPLLGTDDRSTVILVLAFLVAAAFIIKNLSIIAIRWWSLGITNKASSAAQAELLRRYMSAPYVAHRRRSRGRIMQVLSGAAPATFNGILLGYITVVVYGLTVLMLALALLVMAPLASLAAIVVFGGAAALISGVLRPRAHRNGEEMLGLETDSWRILGPAIDGFRDARLFRREQYFTDRYARNRDDVARVGRSRGLLSELPKYVLEIVMVVGILVVAMILFATNDDSTGLGLLAMFAAASLRIVPALNIVVATYNGIVLSRPSLAMVVEELRELEQDEEFPVGEVRGEAQVVFPVADIQVRGLGFRYPDGTRNVLSDVTVTIPVGRSVALVGGSGAGKTTFADIVAGLLVATEGAVEVGGIDIAEHPREWLSQVAMVSQKVYLWDDSLRSLITFGQSPEEIDEDLLQEVVRQARLTEFVDELPEGLETRIGENGSRLSGGQAQRVGIARALYARPRILILDEATSALDNETEHRITETIETLHGEITVIVIAHRLSTVKNADEILYFSEGRLRSRGTMATLREQDPEFARLVALGSLTT; translated from the coding sequence ATGGTCACCGACGTCCTGGTGCCGCTCCTCGGCACGGACGACCGCAGCACGGTGATCCTCGTCCTCGCCTTCCTGGTGGCGGCGGCCTTCATCATCAAGAACCTGTCCATCATCGCGATCCGGTGGTGGAGCCTGGGGATCACCAACAAGGCCTCCTCGGCCGCACAGGCAGAGCTTCTGCGTCGCTACATGTCTGCCCCCTACGTGGCCCATCGGCGACGCTCGCGCGGCCGGATCATGCAGGTGCTCTCCGGAGCCGCCCCGGCGACGTTCAACGGGATCCTCCTCGGGTACATCACCGTCGTGGTCTACGGGCTGACCGTCCTGATGCTCGCCCTGGCACTGCTCGTCATGGCGCCCTTGGCGTCGCTTGCCGCGATCGTCGTCTTCGGCGGCGCCGCGGCGCTGATCTCCGGGGTCCTCCGCCCCCGAGCCCACCGCAACGGCGAGGAGATGCTCGGACTCGAGACCGACTCCTGGAGGATCCTGGGCCCGGCGATCGATGGCTTTCGGGACGCACGGCTGTTCCGCCGTGAGCAGTACTTCACCGACCGCTATGCGAGGAACCGGGATGACGTGGCGCGCGTGGGTCGCTCCCGCGGCCTCCTGTCCGAGCTGCCCAAGTACGTCCTCGAGATCGTCATGGTCGTCGGCATCCTCGTGGTCGCGATGATCCTGTTCGCGACGAACGACGACTCGACGGGACTGGGGCTGCTGGCAATGTTCGCAGCCGCAAGCTTGAGGATCGTGCCAGCGCTGAACATTGTCGTCGCGACTTACAACGGGATCGTCCTGAGCCGCCCATCGCTTGCGATGGTCGTGGAGGAGCTCCGCGAGCTGGAGCAGGACGAGGAGTTCCCGGTGGGAGAGGTGCGCGGCGAGGCGCAGGTCGTCTTCCCTGTCGCGGATATCCAGGTGCGGGGATTGGGGTTCAGGTACCCGGATGGCACCAGGAACGTGCTGAGCGATGTGACGGTCACGATCCCCGTGGGCCGGAGCGTCGCTCTCGTGGGAGGCTCCGGGGCCGGGAAGACCACCTTCGCCGACATCGTCGCAGGTCTTCTCGTGGCCACCGAGGGAGCAGTGGAGGTGGGCGGGATCGACATCGCCGAGCACCCCCGCGAGTGGCTTTCGCAGGTCGCGATGGTGTCCCAGAAGGTGTATCTGTGGGATGACTCCCTGCGGAGCCTGATCACCTTCGGCCAGAGCCCCGAGGAGATCGACGAGGATCTTCTGCAGGAGGTCGTGCGGCAGGCGCGGCTCACGGAGTTCGTCGACGAGCTGCCCGAGGGGCTCGAGACCCGCATCGGCGAGAACGGTTCACGGCTGTCCGGGGGGCAGGCCCAGCGTGTGGGCATCGCCCGCGCGCTCTACGCCCGGCCGCGCATCCTGATCCTCGACGAGGCGACTAGTGCACTGGACAACGAGACGGAGCACAGGATCACGGAGACCATCGAGACGCTCCACGGCGAGATCACGGTGATCGTGATCGCGCATCGTCTCTCGACGGTGAAGAACGCCGACGAGATCCTCTACTTCTCCGAGGGACGGCTGCGCTCACGAGGGACGATGGCAACGCTCCGGGAGCAGGATCCGGAGTTCGCACGGCTCGTCGCACTCGGATCACTCACCACCTGA
- a CDS encoding glycosyltransferase family A protein: MNDVRKPLVSLILLTYDRADFVEEALESVVAQTYPEIEIIVSDDGSTDPTMVQLLDRLEERGLLVLRNPHGGMPSSVHHGMAAARGVYAMILGDDDLIDPPYITEAVDVMESNPQAGFVYCRATLFGSVNGPWGLPDFDIGGILLNNQIFTTHLFRREDWRTTGGYDLSMVTGREDHDFVLKLLGIGRRPVRLEGTYFHYRQHERNSLNASAARTRETLVANHARIFRNNIDLYQDHAEEFWREIFGLIDEATDLRHRYAPLERLRTGHPRLVGAAKRLLGLARGVADARPGRRRPR, translated from the coding sequence ATGAACGACGTGAGGAAGCCGCTGGTCTCGCTGATCCTGCTGACCTACGACCGCGCGGATTTCGTCGAGGAGGCCCTCGAGTCGGTCGTCGCGCAGACGTACCCGGAGATCGAGATCATCGTCTCCGACGACGGGTCCACCGATCCCACGATGGTGCAGCTGCTCGACCGCCTCGAGGAGCGGGGTCTGCTCGTCCTGCGGAATCCGCACGGGGGGATGCCGTCCTCCGTCCACCACGGGATGGCAGCGGCGCGGGGTGTCTACGCCATGATCCTCGGCGACGACGATCTCATCGATCCTCCGTACATCACAGAAGCGGTCGATGTCATGGAGTCCAACCCGCAGGCGGGGTTCGTCTACTGCCGCGCGACCCTCTTCGGCTCCGTGAACGGCCCCTGGGGCCTCCCCGACTTCGACATCGGCGGGATCCTCCTGAACAACCAGATCTTCACGACCCATCTCTTCCGTCGCGAGGACTGGCGCACCACCGGCGGATACGACCTGTCGATGGTCACCGGACGGGAGGACCATGACTTCGTCCTGAAGTTGCTCGGCATCGGCCGGCGCCCCGTGAGGCTCGAGGGCACGTACTTCCACTATCGGCAGCACGAGCGGAACTCCCTCAACGCGAGCGCCGCCCGCACTCGCGAGACGCTCGTCGCGAACCATGCCCGGATCTTCCGCAACAACATCGACCTCTACCAGGACCATGCCGAGGAGTTCTGGAGGGAGATCTTCGGCCTGATCGACGAGGCGACGGACCTCCGCCATCGGTACGCACCGCTCGAGAGGCTCCGCACCGGACACCCCCGGCTCGTCGGTGCCGCGAAGCGTCTGCTCGGCCTCGCCCGCGGCGTGGCGGACGCCCGACCCGGGCGGAGGCGACCGCGATGA
- a CDS encoding glycosyltransferase family 4 protein yields the protein MLGLFDWKPQTGSGAGLLNPEQPLPYRADLLPSSGRLDLRVVLPASTRVHRKVRDVVEHRSGVTMDLLLRAVPRAASSQAVLAFLEHQLTALSWARRHRLRPYSAIPAMGIACWWAEELASGQRDPRQVAEIVAGIDRLFVFSRNQREIFERAGVPREKVRPVLFGADHRFFTPVEAEPRFDAVAVGVDRGRDWHTLVEAARRLPSRRFYVFTGPGRIVGPDLPSNLTVHEPVGFSEYREVLRTARVVVVPTFDLAYPVGQSVLLEAMASGRCTVVTGTSAMADYIEDGRTSLAVTPGDPQALARAVDDALGDDSGREMMGRAARLAVEERFTFDHLWRTIGEEILEEIA from the coding sequence GTGCTCGGACTGTTCGACTGGAAGCCTCAGACCGGGTCCGGAGCCGGGCTCCTCAACCCCGAGCAGCCCCTTCCCTACCGTGCGGATCTCCTGCCGAGCTCGGGCCGGCTCGACCTCCGAGTCGTGCTACCGGCGTCGACGCGAGTGCATCGTAAGGTGCGGGACGTCGTCGAGCATCGCTCCGGCGTCACGATGGACCTCCTCCTCCGAGCGGTTCCTCGAGCAGCGTCCTCGCAGGCGGTCCTGGCCTTCCTCGAGCATCAGCTCACCGCGCTGTCCTGGGCACGCAGGCATCGACTCCGGCCGTACTCCGCGATCCCAGCGATGGGGATCGCCTGCTGGTGGGCGGAGGAGCTCGCCTCCGGGCAGCGCGATCCACGCCAGGTCGCAGAGATCGTCGCAGGGATCGACCGCCTCTTCGTGTTCAGCAGGAACCAGCGGGAGATCTTCGAGCGAGCCGGGGTTCCCAGGGAGAAGGTGCGGCCGGTCCTCTTCGGGGCTGACCACCGGTTCTTCACACCGGTCGAGGCCGAGCCTCGCTTCGACGCGGTGGCGGTCGGGGTTGACCGTGGTCGAGACTGGCACACTCTCGTCGAAGCCGCGCGCCGGCTGCCGTCCCGACGCTTCTATGTCTTCACCGGACCGGGCCGGATCGTCGGTCCGGATCTCCCCTCCAACCTCACCGTCCACGAACCCGTCGGGTTCAGTGAGTATCGCGAGGTGCTTCGAACCGCTCGGGTTGTCGTCGTCCCCACGTTCGACCTCGCGTACCCGGTCGGGCAGAGCGTGCTGCTCGAGGCGATGGCCAGCGGCCGCTGCACCGTTGTCACAGGTACCTCTGCGATGGCGGACTACATCGAGGACGGACGAACATCACTCGCCGTAACGCCCGGGGACCCGCAGGCTCTGGCCCGAGCTGTGGACGATGCGCTCGGCGATGATTCGGGCCGCGAGATGATGGGCAGGGCCGCGCGCCTTGCCGTCGAAGAGAGGTTCACGTTCGATCATCTCTGGCGGACCATCGGCGAGGAGATCCTTGAGGAGATCGCGTAG
- a CDS encoding IS256 family transposase, with the protein MTAPHIVDPSGLLGEALAEASPDLMRSLLQDVINSLLSADADAVAGAEYGRPSSGRVAQRNGYRHRDLDTRVGTIDVAVPKLRTGTYFPEWLLERRKRAESALITVVADCYLAGVSTRRMDKLVKTLGINSLSKSQVSRMAASLDEHVEQFRHRPLDEAGPFTFVSADALTMKVREGGRVINAVVLLATGVNGDGHREVLGMRVATSETGAAWNGFFADLVARGLAGVRLVTSDAHAGLVEAIAAHLPGAAWQRCRTHYAANLMAVTPKSMWPAVKAMLHSVYDQPDAAAVNAQFERLLDYVGEKLPAVAEHLDAARADLLAFTGFPKDVWVQIWSNNPTERLNKEIRRRTDSVGIFPTREAIVRLVGAVLAEQTDEWAEGRRYLGLDVLARCRLNLVPDTSPEEVATDALPALTA; encoded by the coding sequence TCCGGCCTGCTCGGTGAAGCCCTGGCTGAAGCGTCCCCGGATCTGATGCGCAGCCTGCTCCAGGACGTGATCAACTCCCTGCTCTCCGCGGACGCAGACGCTGTCGCCGGCGCGGAGTACGGCCGCCCCAGCAGCGGCCGGGTCGCGCAGCGCAACGGCTACCGCCATCGCGACCTCGACACCCGCGTCGGCACGATCGACGTCGCGGTCCCCAAGCTCCGCACCGGCACCTACTTCCCCGAGTGGCTGCTCGAGCGGCGCAAGCGCGCCGAATCCGCCCTGATCACGGTCGTCGCGGACTGCTATCTCGCCGGTGTCTCCACCCGCCGCATGGACAAGCTCGTGAAGACTCTCGGCATCAACAGCCTCTCGAAGTCGCAAGTCAGCCGGATGGCCGCATCGTTGGACGAGCACGTCGAGCAGTTCCGCCACCGCCCCCTGGACGAGGCCGGGCCATTCACATTCGTCTCCGCTGACGCGCTGACGATGAAAGTCCGCGAGGGCGGGCGCGTGATCAACGCCGTCGTCCTGCTCGCGACCGGCGTGAACGGCGACGGGCACCGCGAAGTGCTCGGCATGCGTGTGGCCACCTCCGAGACCGGAGCGGCGTGGAACGGCTTCTTCGCTGACCTCGTCGCTCGCGGCCTCGCCGGGGTCCGCCTGGTTACCAGCGATGCGCACGCCGGCTTGGTGGAGGCGATCGCTGCGCACCTGCCCGGGGCAGCCTGGCAACGGTGCCGCACCCACTACGCCGCGAACCTCATGGCCGTGACGCCGAAGAGCATGTGGCCGGCGGTGAAAGCGATGCTGCACAGCGTCTATGACCAGCCCGACGCGGCAGCCGTGAACGCTCAGTTCGAGCGGTTGCTGGACTACGTCGGTGAGAAGCTCCCGGCCGTGGCCGAGCACCTCGACGCGGCCCGCGCCGATCTGCTCGCGTTCACGGGGTTTCCCAAGGACGTGTGGGTGCAGATCTGGTCGAACAACCCCACCGAGCGTTTGAACAAGGAGATCCGCCGCCGCACGGACTCCGTGGGGATCTTCCCGACCCGCGAGGCGATCGTCCGCCTCGTCGGCGCGGTCCTGGCCGAACAGACCGACGAGTGGGCCGAAGGGCGCCGCTACCTCGGCCTCGACGTCCTCGCCCGCTGCCGCCTCAACCTCGTCCCCGACACCAGCCCCGAGGAGGTCGCCACCGACGCCCTGCCCGCCCTGACCGCCTGA
- a CDS encoding glycosyltransferase, with product MSPRIAIAHDYLTQRGGAERVVLSLARAFPEAEIHTLFYAPDQTYPEFRERTIRVSPLNRIAAFRRDPRLALPLLAGAASAMRIDADIVIASSSGWAHAFPTDGRRIVYCHSPARWLYLPDDYLGDAGRLSPKRLAVGALGPGLRRWDRRAALRADAYLSNSTVVRERIRRVYGIDAPTLFPPFSPAVAEGDQERIPELVGWAGPDGAEGGHHLVVSRLQPYKHVDRVVEAFRSMPDRRLLVIGTGPEKARLQSLAPSNVRLVEGLSDAQMRRAYGHARTLIAASHEDFGLTPLEAGAHGVPTLALRAGGYLDTVAEGVNGMFFGTATPEAIGEGVRAISEQAWETQRIREHVARFSEEIFIRRIRDIAAEQGPA from the coding sequence ATGAGCCCGAGGATCGCGATCGCCCACGACTACCTCACCCAGCGCGGCGGCGCCGAGCGAGTGGTGCTCTCGCTCGCCCGGGCGTTCCCCGAGGCCGAGATCCACACGCTCTTCTACGCGCCGGACCAGACGTACCCCGAGTTCCGAGAGCGCACCATCCGGGTGAGTCCGCTGAACCGGATCGCGGCCTTCCGGCGCGACCCCCGGCTGGCGCTCCCGCTGCTCGCCGGGGCGGCCTCCGCGATGCGCATCGACGCCGACATCGTGATCGCCTCGTCCTCCGGATGGGCCCACGCCTTCCCGACGGACGGCCGACGGATCGTCTACTGCCATTCCCCCGCGCGGTGGCTCTACCTCCCGGACGACTACCTCGGTGACGCAGGCAGGCTGTCGCCCAAGCGCCTCGCCGTCGGCGCGCTCGGTCCGGGGCTGCGCCGCTGGGACCGGCGTGCGGCGCTCCGGGCCGACGCGTACCTGTCCAACTCCACGGTCGTCCGGGAGCGGATCCGCCGTGTCTACGGGATCGATGCCCCCACCCTGTTCCCCCCGTTCAGCCCCGCGGTCGCCGAGGGCGACCAGGAGCGGATCCCCGAGCTCGTCGGATGGGCGGGACCGGACGGCGCCGAAGGCGGCCACCATCTCGTGGTCTCCCGGCTCCAGCCCTACAAGCACGTGGACCGAGTCGTCGAGGCCTTCCGATCGATGCCCGACCGGCGCCTCCTTGTCATCGGCACGGGCCCTGAGAAGGCGAGGCTGCAGTCGCTGGCACCCTCGAATGTCCGACTGGTCGAGGGCCTCTCCGACGCACAGATGAGGCGGGCATATGGTCACGCCCGCACCCTGATCGCCGCGAGCCATGAGGACTTCGGACTGACCCCGTTGGAGGCCGGTGCGCACGGAGTGCCCACTCTGGCGCTCCGGGCCGGCGGCTATCTCGACACCGTCGCGGAAGGGGTGAACGGCATGTTCTTCGGGACCGCCACTCCCGAGGCGATCGGTGAGGGCGTCCGGGCGATCTCGGAGCAGGCGTGGGAAACGCAGCGGATCCGCGAGCACGTCGCCCGCTTCTCGGAGGAGATCTTCATCCGTCGGATCAGGGACATCGCGGCAGAGCAGGGACCGGCATGA
- a CDS encoding glycosyltransferase family 2 protein, protein MSDDLIRGNGAEASIIVPTYRGVERLPCLLDALAAQQRGTPAFEVILVIDGVDDGSAALAEAERRVAVRHILLPQNQGRVAALNAGFDAAQGRVLIRCDDDLVPAPDYVAQHVAAHASGERGVIGLYRNEFRHTAYATVYGRDADERFRRDAYATPSDRTWRFWAGNCSITRDTWKRVGPYDPEYRLYGWEDVDYGYRLHEAGVPVQLAPELETPHRVAAVTTEIRARRASHSGAARRIFERKHPEAGLPGAVPPWSLWNGMVRALSRVPIPSDRRGAAVDRVLPHLPAAVGRKLVALSVESAALAGYRRPRKAEEVF, encoded by the coding sequence ATGAGTGACGACTTGATTCGCGGGAACGGTGCAGAGGCCAGCATCATCGTCCCCACCTACCGCGGGGTGGAGCGACTTCCGTGCCTGCTCGACGCACTGGCCGCCCAGCAGCGAGGCACTCCGGCCTTCGAGGTCATCCTCGTGATCGACGGTGTCGACGATGGCTCCGCGGCGCTCGCCGAGGCGGAGCGCCGAGTCGCCGTCCGCCACATCCTCTTGCCGCAGAACCAGGGAAGGGTCGCCGCGCTCAACGCCGGATTCGATGCTGCGCAGGGGAGGGTGCTGATCCGCTGCGACGACGATCTCGTCCCCGCTCCCGATTACGTCGCGCAGCACGTCGCCGCGCACGCGTCCGGTGAGCGCGGTGTCATCGGCCTCTACCGCAATGAGTTCCGTCACACCGCCTACGCCACCGTGTACGGCCGGGACGCCGACGAGCGCTTCCGCCGCGACGCGTATGCCACCCCCTCCGACCGGACGTGGCGTTTCTGGGCCGGGAACTGCTCGATCACCCGGGACACGTGGAAACGGGTCGGACCCTACGACCCCGAGTACCGACTCTACGGCTGGGAGGACGTCGACTACGGATACCGGCTGCACGAGGCAGGCGTGCCCGTGCAACTCGCCCCGGAACTCGAGACACCGCACCGCGTCGCAGCCGTCACGACCGAGATCCGCGCACGGAGGGCGAGCCACTCCGGTGCCGCACGGCGGATCTTCGAGCGGAAGCATCCGGAGGCGGGACTTCCCGGAGCGGTGCCTCCGTGGAGCTTGTGGAATGGGATGGTGCGGGCGCTCTCGAGAGTGCCGATCCCGTCGGACCGGCGCGGAGCTGCGGTCGACCGAGTGCTCCCGCATCTTCCGGCAGCTGTGGGCCGCAAGCTGGTCGCGCTCTCGGTAGAGTCCGCTGCTCTCGCCGGATACCGTCGTCCGCGGAAGGCGGAGGAGGTGTTCTGA